In Candidatus Vicinibacter proximus, the following are encoded in one genomic region:
- a CDS encoding PorP/SprF family type IX secretion system membrane protein, with the protein MLKKCFLWVFMIGWIGIQAQDVHFSQFYYNYHNLSPALIGHFDGDHRLTVNYRNQWLSVPVPYMTVSFLYDTKIQLPKNAGQINLGIGFDYDRAGDSRLNMNKLVPNIGYSRSFSKRHLVNIGISPSIAQRRFGNEKLRWDVQWIGDRFDPNVSSRETYSTSGDFFLDLGTGVLYEFALTKRTRFMINGNIFHINKPNQSFYSSNGTKSLLPFRYSGSSQFNVGIGGFLDLILGANYQSQADYKEMVGSGLIRIYLNRTPGQVLNVLLGCNVRVDDALIPNFGLEWKNWLISGSYDMNTSAFKSATNKRGGPEIAVQYVFKGVKPIGIYKKCPIY; encoded by the coding sequence ATGTTGAAAAAATGTTTTTTGTGGGTATTTATGATTGGTTGGATAGGAATTCAAGCCCAGGATGTTCATTTTTCCCAATTTTATTATAACTACCATAACCTTTCACCTGCTTTAATTGGTCATTTTGATGGTGACCATCGATTGACAGTCAATTATAGAAATCAGTGGCTTTCGGTACCTGTGCCATATATGACTGTAAGTTTTTTATATGATACCAAGATTCAATTACCCAAGAATGCTGGCCAAATTAATCTTGGAATTGGATTTGACTATGACAGAGCTGGTGATTCCAGACTCAACATGAATAAGTTAGTCCCAAATATTGGGTACTCAAGGAGTTTTAGTAAACGCCATCTAGTAAACATTGGAATTAGTCCTTCTATTGCCCAAAGAAGATTTGGCAATGAGAAATTGAGATGGGATGTCCAATGGATTGGTGACAGATTTGACCCAAATGTTTCCTCACGTGAAACTTATTCCACCAGCGGAGATTTCTTTTTGGATCTAGGTACAGGTGTTTTGTATGAATTTGCTTTAACTAAAAGAACCAGATTCATGATTAACGGGAATATTTTTCATATCAATAAACCAAATCAAAGTTTTTATTCATCAAATGGAACAAAGTCCCTTTTGCCTTTTAGGTATTCCGGATCCAGTCAGTTTAATGTTGGTATTGGAGGATTTCTAGATTTAATTTTAGGAGCAAATTATCAATCACAGGCCGATTATAAGGAAATGGTAGGGTCAGGCTTGATAAGAATTTATTTAAACAGAACACCCGGCCAGGTCTTAAATGTGCTTTTAGGTTGTAATGTTAGAGTGGACGATGCCCTTATCCCTAATTTCGGTTTGGAATGGAAAAATTGGTTGATTTCCGGAAGTTATGACATGAATACCTCAGCATTTAAGTCAGCTACTAATAAGAGGGGAGGACCTGAAATTGCTGTTCAATATGTATTTAAAGGAGTAAAACCTATAGGTATTTATAAAAAGTGCCCGATTTATTAA
- the gldC gene encoding gliding motility protein GldC: protein MAKKSEIIIRVTLDQENIPSEIEWSAEDSGGGALSSAKGILLSIFEKDSLDTLKLDLWTKEMQVVEMDRFMFQTLNALRDTYLKSTNNQQLADDFKQFVQYFGEKTEIIPPGN from the coding sequence ATGGCAAAGAAGTCTGAAATCATCATTAGGGTAACCCTAGACCAAGAAAACATACCATCAGAAATAGAATGGAGTGCAGAGGATTCAGGGGGAGGTGCACTTTCTTCAGCTAAGGGAATCTTGCTATCAATTTTTGAGAAAGATAGCTTGGATACACTCAAACTAGATCTATGGACCAAGGAAATGCAAGTTGTAGAAATGGATAGATTTATGTTTCAAACGTTAAATGCTCTCCGAGACACTTATCTTAAATCTACCAACAATCAACAATTAGCCGACGATTTTAAGCAATTTGTGCAATATTTTGGTGAAAAAACAGAAATTATACCTCCTGGTAATTAG
- a CDS encoding TraB/GumN family protein, whose amino-acid sequence MTSKHSLLWEFNHKESGSGYLFGSIHINNELVQSIFTQIKPYIITADIVAAEIHLDEVDQSFPEKYFNLPEGDSYQKHWSRTRMIKYEFLIKKILGVSLRAHEHLNPIILFNLLSLKMIQGNLSSSNFDEMIWTYSKGIGKGMFGLESLNYHFEHLQKVTIKDQFKMLNKAFRNSKMWRRQLLNMVELYKHQETVKLYHSTKRQLGSLRRPFLYERNFTLVNALDKLVKSGRVFASVGVAHFDGQFGMLKLLKDKNYKLNPIILEQTM is encoded by the coding sequence ATGACTTCCAAACACTCTTTACTTTGGGAGTTCAATCATAAAGAATCAGGTTCGGGTTATCTGTTTGGTTCAATTCATATTAATAATGAATTGGTGCAATCTATTTTTACCCAGATCAAACCATATATAATCACCGCTGATATTGTTGCAGCTGAAATACACCTTGATGAAGTAGACCAAAGTTTTCCAGAAAAATATTTTAATCTTCCAGAAGGTGATTCATATCAAAAACATTGGTCCAGGACAAGAATGATTAAGTATGAATTCTTAATCAAAAAAATTCTTGGAGTGTCATTGCGTGCACATGAACACTTAAACCCAATAATACTTTTCAATTTGTTGTCCTTAAAGATGATTCAGGGCAATCTAAGTTCATCAAATTTTGATGAAATGATATGGACGTATTCAAAAGGTATAGGAAAGGGAATGTTTGGTCTGGAGAGTTTAAATTATCATTTTGAACATTTGCAAAAGGTGACCATTAAAGACCAATTCAAAATGTTAAATAAGGCCTTTAGGAATTCCAAAATGTGGAGAAGGCAATTATTAAATATGGTTGAGTTATATAAGCATCAGGAAACTGTTAAATTATATCATTCAACGAAACGGCAACTCGGTTCATTACGCAGACCATTTTTATATGAGAGGAATTTTACTTTAGTAAACGCATTGGATAAATTGGTTAAAAGTGGACGCGTTTTTGCTTCAGTCGGAGTAGCTCATTTTGATGGACAATTTGGGATGCTAAAGTTATTGAAGGATAAAAACTATAAGTTAAATCCAATAATTCTTGAACAAACCATGTAG
- the fdhD gene encoding formate dehydrogenase accessory sulfurtransferase FdhD, with amino-acid sequence MYSPGINQKEIICWEDGKTIQRLDKVVAEEPLEIIIRLKIDKKTIFKTISITMRTPGLDEKLCLGFLFNEGIIDSKDDVISIDHRMNCSDLEITNQSIILELKPNLNHRILNLNRHFYTTSSCGVCGKTAIDLAITSCHYIPKKLERSINPSTLGKLPELLKKEQILFHLTGGIHACGIFNLKNELIYFAEDVGRHNALDKVAGWCLENQLLPMSDHILILSGRASFELIQKAMCMGIPVICSVGAPSSLAIELAESQGITLIGFLKSNKMNIYSGYFRLESE; translated from the coding sequence ATGTACTCCCCTGGAATAAATCAAAAAGAAATAATTTGTTGGGAAGATGGTAAAACAATCCAAAGGTTAGACAAAGTTGTTGCCGAAGAACCTTTAGAAATAATTATACGACTAAAAATAGACAAGAAAACTATTTTTAAGACTATTTCAATTACGATGAGAACTCCCGGACTTGACGAAAAACTCTGTCTTGGATTTCTTTTCAATGAAGGTATTATTGATTCCAAAGACGACGTGATTTCTATAGACCATAGAATGAATTGCTCCGACCTAGAAATTACCAATCAATCTATAATATTAGAGCTAAAACCAAATTTGAATCATAGAATTCTAAATTTGAATCGGCACTTTTATACAACTTCCAGTTGTGGCGTATGTGGGAAAACAGCCATAGATCTTGCCATCACAAGTTGTCACTATATTCCCAAGAAACTGGAGCGCTCGATAAATCCATCCACCTTAGGAAAGCTTCCTGAGCTTTTAAAAAAAGAACAAATTCTGTTTCACCTAACAGGAGGCATACATGCATGTGGAATTTTCAATTTAAAAAATGAATTAATTTACTTCGCAGAAGATGTTGGACGCCATAATGCCTTAGACAAAGTAGCTGGTTGGTGCCTTGAGAACCAATTGCTTCCAATGTCTGATCACATTTTAATACTTTCGGGTCGAGCAAGTTTCGAACTAATTCAAAAAGCAATGTGTATGGGAATCCCCGTAATTTGTTCGGTTGGTGCTCCAAGCTCTCTTGCCATCGAATTAGCAGAAAGTCAAGGAATAACTTTGATAGGCTTTCTAAAAAGTAATAAAATGAATATTTACTCAGGATATTTTAGATTAGAATCCGAATAA
- a CDS encoding NTP transferase domain-containing protein: MCGGLSSRLGKDKMIIEKDNQPIFQYWNNILRTFCSDVFISCTLDQKNKYKIENTIHDNEINQGPLAGIVSGIKIFPFTPLFVVACDLVYLNKQDLLTLLTLRNENKMATCYKNYENNLPFPLFTIYEPNIFKPLIDELQFGRKSALDVLLKNEINLIERQINFKGINTGQELLDYQNNELNSA; encoded by the coding sequence TTGTGTGGTGGTTTAAGTTCAAGGCTTGGTAAAGACAAAATGATAATCGAGAAGGATAATCAACCAATCTTTCAATACTGGAATAATATTCTTCGGACCTTTTGCTCTGATGTCTTCATTTCTTGCACCCTTGATCAAAAAAATAAATATAAAATAGAAAATACAATTCATGATAATGAAATAAATCAGGGGCCTTTAGCGGGTATTGTTTCTGGCATTAAAATATTTCCATTTACCCCTTTATTTGTAGTAGCTTGTGACCTTGTATATTTGAATAAACAAGATCTCTTGACATTACTAACATTAAGAAATGAAAATAAAATGGCCACATGTTATAAAAACTATGAAAACAATTTACCCTTTCCATTATTTACAATTTATGAACCAAATATTTTCAAACCGCTTATTGATGAGTTACAATTTGGAAGAAAATCTGCCTTAGATGTTTTGTTAAAAAATGAAATAAATTTGATTGAAAGGCAAATAAATTTTAAAGGCATTAACACTGGACAGGAATTATTAGATTATCAAAATAATGAATTGAATTCAGCATAA
- a CDS encoding TonB-dependent receptor has translation MYRIFLLLFFFSLLYTSHAQKKYTINGYITEKSTGESLVGANLYLKKNPTVGAISNNYGFYSITLSEGYYEFVFSYTGYNNVEFSLELNADTTIHVKLNQGILMDEIVITSDELKKNVESNEMGTIDLDVESIKRLPALLGEIDALKALQLLPGVSSATEGTAGLYVRGGGPDQNLVLLDEAVVYNTGHLLGFFSVFNSDAIRNTKLIKGSMPAEYGSRISSVIDVQMKEGNDENYSIEGGIGLISSRITAQGPVQKNKSSFIVSARRTYALDLAQPFINQTSYAGTNYYFYDLNTKINFRISEKDRLYLSGYFGRDVFKFNSGDRAFSVELPYGNATSTLRWNRIIKENLFANVSFIYNDYNFQLKGGQEEFQVRLNSGVKDFSFKTDFDFYPNPTHHVKYGLRHTYHQLTPNIVNATNGEVDFVSNLKKKYAHEAEIYVSDDWKFNSGLSLNYGIRLSAFVFMGPYFSSSRNINFSKGQVVKTYFVPEPRIVFNKKLDANSSLKGGFTIASQYLHLVSNSGSTLPTDIWVPSTEVVKPQIGLQYALGYFKNIFNDHIETSVEVYFKDLRNQIDYRESYVEMFSAEVENEFVYGKGRAYGIEFFLRKKKGRLNGWIGYTLSKTERWYDGIENGRVYPAVFDRPHDLVIVGSYQINKNWQLSSNFIYATGRAYTPIQSLFIINGRPNVEYGPRNSSRLDDYHRLDLSITYDNRANHKKQFYSSWVFSIYNIYNRKNPFFLYTDLNSNILTGNAKARAVKVSIFTLIPSIVWNFYWDNTKRELR, from the coding sequence ATGTATAGAATATTTTTACTATTATTTTTTTTTAGTTTATTGTATACTTCACATGCTCAAAAAAAGTATACAATAAATGGATACATAACTGAAAAATCAACAGGAGAATCGCTTGTTGGAGCAAATCTTTATTTAAAGAAGAATCCTACAGTTGGTGCAATTTCTAACAATTATGGATTTTACTCCATAACTTTAAGTGAGGGATATTATGAGTTTGTTTTTTCTTATACAGGTTACAATAATGTTGAATTTTCACTTGAATTGAATGCAGATACAACCATTCATGTAAAACTTAATCAAGGTATTTTAATGGATGAAATTGTTATTACATCTGATGAACTAAAGAAAAATGTTGAGAGTAATGAGATGGGTACTATAGATTTGGATGTAGAGAGTATTAAAAGACTCCCCGCGCTGTTAGGAGAAATTGATGCACTTAAAGCTTTGCAGCTTTTACCCGGAGTATCCTCTGCAACAGAAGGTACAGCAGGATTATATGTAAGAGGAGGCGGTCCAGATCAAAATCTTGTTTTATTGGATGAAGCAGTAGTTTATAATACTGGTCACTTACTTGGTTTTTTTAGCGTTTTTAATTCAGATGCAATTAGAAATACAAAATTAATAAAGGGAAGTATGCCAGCCGAATATGGAAGCAGAATTTCTTCTGTTATAGATGTACAAATGAAAGAAGGTAATGATGAGAATTACAGCATTGAAGGAGGGATTGGATTAATTTCTTCAAGAATAACAGCGCAAGGGCCTGTTCAAAAAAATAAAAGTTCATTTATCGTTTCAGCTAGAAGAACATATGCTTTAGACCTTGCACAACCATTTATTAATCAAACTAGTTATGCTGGAACAAATTATTATTTTTATGATTTGAACACCAAAATTAATTTTCGTATTTCTGAAAAAGACAGATTATATTTAAGTGGATACTTTGGAAGAGATGTTTTTAAATTTAATAGTGGGGATAGAGCATTCTCTGTTGAGTTGCCGTATGGAAACGCTACCAGCACACTTCGATGGAATCGTATAATTAAAGAAAACTTGTTTGCAAATGTTTCCTTTATTTATAACGATTATAATTTTCAATTAAAGGGTGGGCAGGAAGAATTTCAAGTTAGATTAAATTCTGGGGTTAAAGATTTTTCTTTTAAAACTGACTTTGATTTTTATCCAAATCCGACACACCATGTGAAATATGGGCTAAGGCACACCTACCATCAGCTTACTCCTAATATTGTAAATGCTACAAATGGTGAAGTTGATTTTGTTTCAAACCTTAAAAAGAAATATGCACATGAGGCAGAAATTTATGTCTCTGATGATTGGAAATTCAATTCTGGATTAAGCCTAAATTATGGAATACGTCTTTCTGCATTTGTTTTTATGGGGCCATATTTTAGTTCTTCTCGTAATATTAATTTTAGTAAAGGGCAAGTAGTAAAGACTTATTTTGTTCCAGAACCTAGAATTGTTTTTAATAAAAAATTGGATGCAAATTCTTCCCTAAAAGGTGGATTCACGATTGCAAGTCAGTATTTGCATTTGGTAAGCAATTCAGGAAGCACTTTGCCTACTGATATTTGGGTCCCAAGCACAGAAGTTGTCAAGCCTCAAATAGGATTGCAGTATGCTTTAGGTTATTTCAAGAATATTTTTAACGACCATATTGAAACTTCAGTAGAAGTCTATTTTAAGGATTTGAGAAATCAAATTGACTATAGGGAGAGCTATGTAGAAATGTTTTCAGCAGAAGTTGAAAATGAATTTGTTTACGGGAAGGGGCGTGCTTACGGTATTGAGTTTTTTCTTAGAAAAAAGAAGGGGAGATTAAATGGTTGGATTGGTTATACCTTGTCCAAAACTGAAAGGTGGTATGATGGTATTGAGAATGGTCGCGTTTATCCGGCAGTCTTTGACAGGCCGCATGATTTGGTAATTGTAGGCAGTTACCAAATAAATAAAAATTGGCAACTTTCATCTAATTTTATCTACGCAACAGGTAGAGCTTACACGCCGATTCAAAGTTTATTTATCATAAACGGTCGTCCAAATGTAGAATATGGACCAAGAAATAGTTCTCGATTAGATGATTACCATAGACTGGATTTATCCATTACTTATGATAACAGAGCTAATCATAAAAAGCAGTTTTACAGTAGTTGGGTTTTTTCAATTTATAATATTTACAACAGAAAGAACCCATTTTTCTTGTATACTGATTTGAACTCAAATATTTTAACTGGAAATGCTAAAGCTAGGGCTGTAAAGGTTTCCATATTTACATTGATTCCTTCAATTGTTTGGAATTTTTATTGGGATAATACTAAAAGAGAATTGAGATGA
- a CDS encoding DUF4249 domain-containing protein: MRTLHFLLILIGLIAVLLTSCEEEYIPITNTDLQKIVVEAYIEKSEEGIPPYVILTKSLPFYTDFGLNILDQLFIHDAKVFINTNNQKVELQEICLNEVPAELRESLAKRFGLNLDSVSVNFCVYVDIQGLLQISEGIEYRLNVYADNDSVMSTGVIPPLVPIDSIWFEDVPGKPLDSFLQLFCKIVDRPVEKDYYRYFTAGEGEALIPNFSSVTDDYFFNGQSFKFILQKASAPGEDFNETTGYFRKGDSIEIKWCVIDKSQFDFWNTLEVSRTRQGPFSSYVRIDGNISNGLGIFGVQNCKYYKMVVPN, encoded by the coding sequence ATGAGAACGCTTCATTTTTTATTGATTTTGATAGGGCTTATTGCAGTTTTATTAACTTCGTGTGAAGAGGAATATATTCCCATAACCAATACTGATCTGCAAAAAATTGTTGTGGAGGCTTATATTGAAAAGTCTGAAGAAGGAATACCTCCATACGTTATCTTAACAAAATCCTTACCTTTCTATACAGATTTCGGATTAAATATTTTAGATCAGCTATTTATTCATGATGCGAAAGTCTTTATAAACACTAATAATCAAAAGGTAGAATTACAAGAAATATGCCTTAATGAAGTGCCGGCTGAGCTTCGTGAATCTTTAGCAAAACGATTTGGCTTAAACCTAGATAGTGTATCTGTAAATTTTTGTGTGTATGTTGATATTCAGGGGCTTTTGCAAATCTCTGAGGGAATTGAATATAGACTTAATGTATATGCTGATAATGATTCAGTAATGTCAACAGGAGTCATACCTCCCCTTGTTCCAATAGATTCCATTTGGTTTGAAGACGTACCGGGAAAACCTCTTGATAGTTTTTTGCAATTATTTTGTAAAATTGTAGATAGACCAGTAGAAAAGGATTATTACAGATATTTCACAGCAGGGGAGGGTGAAGCATTAATACCTAACTTTAGTTCAGTCACAGATGATTACTTTTTTAATGGGCAATCCTTCAAGTTTATTTTACAAAAAGCCAGTGCTCCCGGCGAAGATTTCAATGAAACAACTGGGTATTTCAGAAAGGGTGATAGTATTGAAATCAAATGGTGTGTTATAGATAAAAGTCAGTTTGATTTCTGGAATACATTGGAGGTCAGTCGTACACGTCAGGGCCCCTTTTCTTCTTATGTCAGAATTGATGGAAATATTTCCAACGGCCTTGGTATCTTTGGAGTCCAAAATTGCAAATATTATAAAATGGTAGTTCCAAATTAA
- a CDS encoding PD40 domain-containing protein yields MLNKIIIFFIFTLIFGSYCEGQNYPSFQAYWEPITKNIQEDNHYEAYYLINEALKYQQSQDTLNFLAGKSAMALNAYSKAESHFKALRNSEFEERHPEIDFLLAELQYSQGRYTESLVSYQAYLAKSEIEEGNHQLSLHRLDQVKWAKSHLNTKDPLIKMKKMEGGVNTKESESGPMLSNGELYFSGLRTDPKKKSAQKTKPKGKIFKYDEKNGVTDTLETGLLEKDIFVANPSFSSDRTKFIYSQCNYKEGSTNIECELYFKVFENGKWSRPIKLPEEVNQKNSSSTQASLVKDPISGLDRLYFASNRPDGMGGYDIYTVLFKDDGSCSAAENLEMINTPGDEFSPYYSGRTKSLYFSSNYHNGFGGLDVFKYSWKGKDSLKVINLGPSINSSYDELSYNTAINEKTAYLVSNKPGSAYVDELLQACCFDIYKVNITPATVELLVWTKDAFDSLELNGVKLKLIDITESDSLVTTLNFDDRAQFNFKLVEGRNYKIVASREGYESDSIKLTTIDLPNFDPIKREIFLIERKQLNVSTFERTTNIWLKGVKVELWDTDKNQLLKEMTNPDSNFFNFELLKGRNYKLIASKKKYESDMITISAKETAAEKILNRKMFLELSAIAELRKLLPIRLFFDNDMPNPRSESDTTNVLFSKIYNDYVAKKGKYTYEFTHVLKGPIKERTILEIDTFFELGVKANGDKLEIFMDKLQIILEEGHDIDIFLKGYASPRAKSDYNQKLSSRRVNSIRNEFDTYNNSSFHPFIKSQSLKIKEIPFGESMSGNDVSDSLEDTRNSIYSLKAAYERRVEILEILKGVDDQGKL; encoded by the coding sequence GTGCTCAACAAAATAATTATATTTTTCATTTTTACTTTAATTTTTGGAAGTTATTGTGAAGGACAGAATTATCCTTCATTTCAAGCTTATTGGGAGCCAATTACCAAAAATATTCAGGAAGACAATCACTATGAGGCTTATTATTTAATTAATGAAGCATTAAAATATCAGCAAAGCCAAGATACGTTAAATTTTCTTGCTGGTAAATCTGCAATGGCGTTGAATGCATATTCAAAAGCCGAATCTCATTTTAAAGCTTTGCGTAATTCTGAGTTTGAAGAACGCCATCCAGAAATTGATTTTTTGTTGGCTGAATTACAATATAGTCAAGGACGTTATACTGAATCTTTAGTTTCTTATCAGGCATATCTTGCAAAATCTGAAATTGAAGAGGGGAATCATCAATTATCTTTACATCGACTTGATCAAGTTAAATGGGCAAAAAGTCACTTGAACACTAAAGATCCATTAATTAAAATGAAAAAAATGGAAGGTGGAGTGAATACCAAGGAAAGTGAATCTGGTCCAATGCTTTCAAATGGAGAATTATATTTTTCAGGTTTAAGAACAGATCCTAAAAAGAAATCTGCTCAAAAGACTAAACCAAAAGGAAAGATATTTAAATATGATGAAAAAAATGGGGTTACAGATACGCTTGAAACTGGATTGTTGGAAAAAGATATTTTTGTTGCAAATCCTAGTTTTTCTTCTGATAGAACAAAATTCATTTACAGTCAATGTAATTACAAAGAAGGCTCAACAAATATTGAATGTGAATTGTATTTCAAAGTATTTGAGAATGGAAAGTGGAGCCGTCCAATAAAATTACCAGAAGAGGTAAATCAAAAAAACTCATCCTCTACCCAGGCAAGTTTGGTTAAAGATCCCATATCGGGACTAGATCGTTTATATTTTGCCAGTAATCGTCCTGATGGTATGGGAGGCTATGATATTTATACAGTTTTATTTAAGGATGATGGTAGCTGTTCTGCAGCAGAAAATCTGGAAATGATCAATACCCCGGGAGATGAATTTTCACCATACTATTCAGGCAGAACAAAAAGTCTTTACTTCAGTAGTAATTACCACAATGGTTTTGGAGGGCTCGATGTTTTTAAGTACAGTTGGAAAGGTAAAGATTCACTAAAAGTAATCAATCTTGGGCCATCAATAAATTCAAGTTATGACGAGTTAAGTTATAATACGGCTATTAATGAAAAAACAGCATATCTAGTTTCCAATAAGCCCGGATCAGCATATGTTGATGAGTTGTTACAGGCATGTTGTTTTGATATTTATAAAGTGAATATTACACCTGCAACTGTTGAACTTCTGGTATGGACAAAAGACGCTTTTGATTCCCTTGAATTAAATGGAGTAAAACTAAAATTGATAGATATTACTGAATCTGATAGTTTAGTAACTACCCTGAATTTTGATGATAGGGCTCAATTTAATTTTAAGTTAGTGGAAGGAAGAAATTACAAGATAGTAGCATCAAGAGAAGGTTATGAAAGTGATTCTATAAAGCTTACAACGATTGATTTGCCAAATTTTGATCCAATCAAACGAGAGATATTTTTAATTGAAAGAAAACAATTGAACGTTTCTACTTTCGAACGTACAACGAATATTTGGCTTAAAGGAGTAAAGGTTGAATTATGGGATACAGATAAGAACCAACTTTTAAAGGAGATGACGAATCCTGATAGTAATTTTTTTAATTTTGAATTATTGAAGGGTAGAAATTATAAACTTATAGCATCTAAGAAGAAATATGAATCAGATATGATTACAATTTCTGCCAAAGAAACTGCTGCAGAAAAGATTTTGAATAGAAAAATGTTTTTAGAGCTAAGTGCAATTGCTGAATTACGAAAACTCTTACCTATTAGACTCTTTTTTGATAATGATATGCCTAATCCAAGATCAGAATCTGATACTACCAATGTATTATTTTCAAAAATATACAATGATTACGTGGCAAAAAAAGGTAAATATACGTATGAATTTACGCATGTTTTGAAAGGTCCAATTAAGGAAAGAACAATTTTAGAAATTGATACATTTTTTGAATTAGGTGTAAAGGCAAACGGGGATAAACTCGAAATATTTATGGATAAGCTTCAAATTATATTAGAAGAAGGTCATGATATTGATATTTTCTTGAAGGGATACGCATCACCTCGGGCCAAATCTGATTATAATCAAAAGCTGTCCTCCAGAAGGGTAAATTCAATACGTAATGAATTTGATACTTATAACAATTCATCATTTCACCCTTTTATTAAGAGCCAGAGTTTGAAAATTAAAGAAATTCCTTTTGGAGAATCCATGTCTGGAAATGATGTTAGTGATAGTTTAGAAGACACACGTAATTCTATATATAGTTTAAAGGCAGCGTATGAGCGGCGGGTTGAAATTCTGGAAATTCTTAAGGGCGTAGATGATCAAGGAAAATTATAA
- a CDS encoding Lrp/AsnC family transcriptional regulator, whose product MVEKLDKIDVKILNLLQENSKITNLELSKKIGLSPAPTLERVKKLEQTGVIESYHAKINPQKVDLSISTFVLVNVKWSKENALASFIERVKSINEIIECFVITGDADILMKVVCKDMQSYEALLFKKLSQIEEVERLKTLMNLSIIKENHLLPIEIE is encoded by the coding sequence ATGGTGGAAAAACTTGATAAAATAGATGTAAAGATCCTCAATTTACTTCAGGAGAATAGTAAAATTACTAACCTGGAGTTGTCAAAAAAAATTGGATTATCTCCCGCTCCGACTTTGGAAAGAGTAAAGAAGTTGGAACAGACTGGTGTAATTGAAAGTTATCATGCCAAGATCAACCCTCAGAAAGTGGACTTGTCTATTAGTACTTTTGTTCTTGTTAATGTGAAGTGGAGCAAAGAAAATGCATTGGCAAGTTTTATCGAACGGGTAAAGAGTATTAATGAAATAATTGAATGTTTTGTGATAACCGGGGATGCTGACATATTAATGAAGGTGGTTTGTAAGGATATGCAAAGTTATGAGGCATTACTATTTAAAAAACTGTCTCAAATTGAAGAGGTCGAAAGACTAAAAACATTAATGAATTTATCCATTATAAAGGAAAATCATCTTCTTCCTATCGAAATTGAATAA